One Weissella ceti DNA window includes the following coding sequences:
- a CDS encoding VOC family protein has protein sequence MRVRKFAPLNIPVQNVERATRFYREVFDLPTTFGANESRQLSFHDEDIFFDAENTERITVEVVVRDHQETVENHLLNYYVKQAEPMTVDPDGRHVIFHLDDPEGNQINVIANK, from the coding sequence ATGCGTGTTCGTAAGTTTGCCCCATTAAACATCCCCGTTCAAAACGTTGAACGAGCAACTCGTTTCTACCGAGAAGTTTTTGATCTACCAACAACTTTCGGTGCCAACGAAAGTCGTCAATTATCATTCCATGATGAAGACATCTTTTTTGATGCCGAAAACACTGAACGTATCACCGTTGAAGTAGTTGTTCGTGATCATCAAGAGACAGTTGAAAACCACTTGCTTAACTATTATGTTAAACAAGCAGAACCAATGACTGTTGACCCTGATGGTCGCCATGTTATCTTCCATTTAGATGACCCTGAAGGCAACCAAATCAACGTAATTGCTAATAAATAA
- a CDS encoding ABC transporter ATP-binding protein, translating into MSDMSLELIDATVTVNQGTPEERNILNHVNLQIAAGEFVTVLGSNGAGKSTLLNVIAGSLKLTSGEIWLGGENVTNLNDLQRTKTLARVFQDPKLGTAPRMTVAENLLLSQKRGQRRGLRNRGLTAEKKAELATITETMGNGLSQRLDVPTGKLSGGQRQALSFLMATQVRPDVLLLDEHTAALDPKTSQQLMTLTNEKIREAKLTAMMITHDLNDALIYGDRLLVIENGGIGQDFDALEKAKLTVADLLAYFNKY; encoded by the coding sequence ATGAGTGATATGAGTTTAGAATTAATTGATGCAACTGTAACTGTGAACCAAGGGACACCAGAAGAACGCAATATTTTAAATCATGTTAACCTGCAAATTGCAGCGGGTGAGTTTGTGACTGTTTTGGGTTCTAATGGAGCCGGAAAGTCAACTTTGCTAAATGTTATTGCTGGGAGCTTGAAATTGACGAGTGGTGAAATTTGGCTTGGTGGTGAGAACGTCACTAATCTAAATGATCTGCAACGTACGAAAACACTAGCACGTGTATTCCAAGATCCTAAGTTAGGAACTGCACCACGAATGACCGTTGCAGAGAATTTGTTGTTATCGCAAAAGCGTGGTCAACGTCGTGGATTACGTAATCGTGGTTTAACTGCTGAGAAGAAAGCGGAATTAGCCACAATTACTGAAACGATGGGAAATGGTCTAAGCCAACGTCTTGATGTACCAACTGGTAAGTTATCAGGTGGGCAACGTCAAGCACTATCATTCTTGATGGCAACACAAGTTCGTCCAGATGTCTTACTATTAGATGAACATACAGCCGCGTTGGATCCAAAAACTAGTCAACAATTGATGACGCTAACGAATGAAAAGATTCGTGAAGCCAAACTAACAGCGATGATGATTACACATGATCTAAACGATGCATTGATTTATGGTGACCGTTTATTGGTTATTGAAAACGGTGGTATTGGTCAAGACTTTGATGCACTAGAAAAGGCTAAGTTGACTGTGGCTGATTTGTTGGCATACTTCAACAAGTACTAA
- a CDS encoding fluoride efflux transporter FluC → MQHRIVTQIMAVFLGGLIGGAMRELLMLGIRLDNFPLNTLVVNLTGVFLTVLVTTQLCRRWHRFKYVHEFMDVGVLGAYTTYGTIIVDISTHQALFTNSVYLLLTVVGSVVMVYLARLVGRGR, encoded by the coding sequence ATGCAACACCGAATTGTGACACAAATAATGGCCGTCTTTCTGGGTGGTTTAATTGGTGGCGCGATGCGTGAACTATTAATGTTAGGGATTCGTCTAGATAACTTTCCATTAAATACATTGGTGGTTAATTTAACAGGTGTATTTCTAACTGTGTTGGTAACCACACAATTATGTCGCCGTTGGCATCGATTTAAATATGTCCATGAATTTATGGATGTAGGTGTCTTAGGAGCTTATACGACTTATGGGACAATTATTGTAGATATTTCGACACACCAAGCGTTATTCACAAATAGTGTTTATTTACTACTCACAGTAGTAGGTAGTGTTGTCATGGTTTATCTGGCACGACTTGTTGGACGGGGGCGATAA
- the nrdF gene encoding class 1b ribonucleoside-diphosphate reductase subunit beta, translated as MAENYKAINWNQVEDAIDKATWEKLTEQFWLDTRIPLSNDLDDWRQMTSMEHNLVGKVFGGLTLLDTLQSQDGMTSLKEDSRTQHEEAVLNNIEFMESVHAKSYSSIFETLNTEREIDEIFEWVDENEYLQYKAQKINDIYHNGTPMQRKVASVFLETFLFYSGFYTPLYYLGHNKLNNVAEIIKLILRDESVHGTYIGYKFQVGFNQLSDDEQMELKTWMYDLMFDLYQNEEKYTHELYDGVGWSDSVLTFLRYNANKALMNLGQDPLFPDTAADVNPIVMNGISTTTSNHDFFSQVGNGYRLGEVEVMEDDDYNYGLTK; from the coding sequence ATGGCCGAAAATTACAAGGCAATTAACTGGAATCAAGTTGAAGATGCGATTGACAAGGCAACTTGGGAAAAACTAACTGAACAATTTTGGCTAGACACACGTATTCCATTGTCAAATGACCTAGATGACTGGCGTCAAATGACATCAATGGAACACAACTTGGTTGGTAAGGTGTTTGGTGGTTTGACCCTTTTAGATACATTGCAATCACAAGACGGAATGACTTCATTGAAGGAAGATAGCCGTACACAACATGAAGAAGCTGTGTTGAACAACATCGAATTCATGGAATCAGTGCACGCCAAGTCATACTCATCAATTTTTGAAACGTTGAATACTGAGCGTGAAATTGATGAAATTTTTGAATGGGTTGATGAAAATGAGTACTTGCAATACAAGGCTCAAAAGATCAACGACATCTACCACAATGGAACACCAATGCAACGTAAGGTTGCCTCTGTATTCTTGGAAACATTTTTGTTCTACTCTGGGTTCTACACACCGTTGTACTACCTAGGACACAACAAATTGAACAACGTCGCAGAAATCATTAAGTTGATTTTGCGTGACGAATCAGTTCACGGAACTTACATTGGATACAAGTTCCAAGTTGGCTTCAACCAATTGTCAGATGATGAACAAATGGAATTGAAGACATGGATGTACGACTTGATGTTTGATTTGTACCAAAACGAAGAAAAGTACACACACGAATTGTACGATGGTGTTGGTTGGTCAGACTCAGTTTTGACATTCTTGCGTTACAACGCAAACAAGGCTTTGATGAACTTGGGACAAGATCCATTATTCCCAGACACAGCTGCGGATGTTAATCCAATCGTGATGAACGGAATTTCAACAACAACATCTAACCACGATTTCTTCTCTCAAGTTGGTAACGGATACCGTTTGGGTGAAGTTGAAGTCATGGAAGATGATGATTACAACTACGGACTAACAAAATAA
- a CDS encoding CrcB family protein, giving the protein MVMIIVASLGAAVGSVARFLIQARFTAYAERTILGINWLAAFLAGIMVSLHLSPVLHTLMLVGLIGGFSTFSGPIIKLADSLGDASKRLRAIRDIVILFAGGIILFDLGYLLTAYVMGH; this is encoded by the coding sequence ATGGTAATGATTATAGTGGCAAGCCTTGGGGCCGCTGTCGGGTCAGTTGCCCGTTTTCTGATTCAAGCACGTTTTACAGCATATGCTGAACGAACTATTTTAGGAATTAATTGGTTAGCAGCATTTTTAGCTGGAATAATGGTGAGTTTACATTTATCACCAGTTCTGCATACTTTGATGTTGGTTGGACTGATTGGTGGATTTTCAACATTTTCGGGACCAATTATTAAACTTGCGGATTCTTTGGGGGATGCCTCAAAACGTTTGAGAGCAATCCGAGATATTGTGATCTTATTTGCGGGTGGAATTATCCTATTCGATTTGGGATATTTGCTAACAGCATATGTTATGGGACATTAG
- the trpX gene encoding tryptophan ABC transporter substrate-binding protein: MNTKIKVTIAGLGLILLAGLFTETQPTVKKAGDVAHVGILQFTAHPALDAINKGILTELEAEGYKPGKNLEITQLNAQGDQSNLQTMATKLSSQHNDVNVGIATPAAVPLANTIKDDPVVFAASTNPVGAKLVKSMKVPGGNVTGVSDQAPLPAQLALMKSFVPSLKTLGIIYTSSDDAASTEAKRMDALAKKAGLATKMYTISSSNDLNQTAQQLVANKQVQAVFVPTDNTIAGAFSTLLKQANEAGVPIFPTVDTMVASGGVAAVSINQTELGRMTGKQIVEILKGKAPKNMPVDFIKEGQVVVNDEQLKHLKMTVPTAYQDAKSVKSEGK; encoded by the coding sequence ATGAATACGAAAATTAAAGTAACAATCGCAGGACTAGGACTAATTTTATTAGCAGGTTTATTTACAGAAACACAACCGACGGTCAAAAAAGCAGGGGATGTGGCCCATGTCGGTATCCTACAGTTCACTGCACATCCCGCGTTAGATGCAATTAATAAAGGCATTCTGACAGAACTAGAAGCAGAAGGATATAAGCCAGGTAAGAACTTAGAAATTACCCAATTAAATGCGCAAGGTGATCAATCTAATTTGCAAACGATGGCGACTAAATTGTCATCACAACACAATGATGTAAATGTGGGGATTGCAACACCAGCGGCCGTACCGCTAGCGAATACAATCAAAGATGATCCTGTTGTGTTCGCAGCTTCAACTAATCCTGTAGGTGCTAAGTTGGTTAAGTCAATGAAAGTACCTGGTGGCAATGTGACAGGAGTGTCAGATCAAGCACCATTGCCTGCTCAATTAGCGCTAATGAAATCATTTGTGCCATCATTAAAGACATTAGGTATTATTTACACTTCTTCGGATGATGCAGCATCCACGGAAGCAAAGCGTATGGATGCATTAGCTAAAAAGGCTGGTTTAGCAACTAAGATGTACACAATTAGTTCATCGAACGATTTAAATCAAACCGCACAACAATTGGTTGCTAATAAACAAGTACAGGCAGTATTTGTGCCGACTGACAATACCATCGCTGGCGCATTTTCAACATTATTGAAACAAGCCAACGAAGCTGGCGTACCAATCTTTCCAACGGTTGATACAATGGTCGCTAGTGGTGGTGTGGCGGCGGTATCAATTAATCAAACTGAACTTGGTCGCATGACTGGAAAGCAAATTGTTGAAATTTTAAAGGGTAAAGCACCAAAAAATATGCCTGTTGATTTTATTAAAGAAGGACAGGTTGTTGTGAATGACGAACAATTAAAGCATTTAAAGATGACGGTCCCAACGGCCTATCAAGATGCAAAATCTGTGAAAAGTGAGGGCAAATAA
- a CDS encoding ABC transporter permease, protein MAMLISAIGQGLIWAAVGIGLYLTFRILNFPDMTVEGTFPLGAATAVVLISSGMNPYLATLCAMGTGAIAGMITGLLYTKGQVPILLAGILTMTAAYSINLRILGQANRSLLQMPTVFSNEILQKLPTNYPVIVVGLILVIVIILLLSGFLKTQLGQAFVSTGDNATMARSMGINTDTMTILGLMLANALIALGGALVAQNNGFADVNMGMGIIVVGLASIIIGEVLFGGELTLMERLITVAIGSILYRFVLVLVLYIGFNADDLKLVSAIILGLALMIPKFGKHLNIKFRKGA, encoded by the coding sequence ATGGCAATGTTAATATCAGCAATTGGACAGGGTTTGATTTGGGCTGCGGTTGGAATTGGTCTTTATCTAACATTTCGAATTTTAAATTTCCCGGATATGACTGTGGAAGGAACCTTCCCATTAGGAGCTGCAACAGCGGTTGTATTGATTTCTAGTGGTATGAACCCATATTTAGCAACGCTATGCGCTATGGGAACTGGGGCAATTGCCGGTATGATTACTGGTCTGTTGTATACAAAAGGACAAGTACCAATTTTACTTGCTGGAATTTTAACGATGACAGCAGCTTACTCAATTAACTTACGTATTTTAGGGCAAGCAAATCGATCATTGTTGCAAATGCCAACGGTGTTTTCAAATGAAATACTACAAAAATTACCAACGAATTATCCAGTGATTGTCGTTGGATTAATCTTAGTAATTGTCATAATTTTACTATTGAGTGGTTTCCTAAAGACGCAATTAGGACAAGCTTTTGTGTCTACTGGAGATAATGCCACAATGGCCCGTTCAATGGGGATTAACACAGACACAATGACTATCTTGGGACTAATGCTTGCCAACGCTTTAATTGCGTTGGGTGGTGCATTAGTCGCGCAAAATAATGGTTTTGCTGATGTAAATATGGGGATGGGAATCATCGTTGTCGGACTTGCATCAATCATTATTGGAGAAGTCTTGTTCGGTGGTGAATTAACCTTGATGGAACGCTTAATAACCGTAGCGATTGGATCAATCCTATATCGCTTTGTTCTAGTATTAGTACTATATATCGGCTTTAACGCAGACGACTTGAAGTTAGTTAGTGCTATCATTTTGGGATTAGCTTTGATGATTCCAAAGTTCGGCAAGCACTTGAACATCAAATTCCGAAAGGGGGCTTAA